ACCTGCGCGACACCCGGTACACCCAGCCGGCCCTGTACGTGGTCGGCGCGCTCTCCTGGCTGGCCACCGTACAGGAGGGCGGCCGTCTGCCCGACTACCTGCTCGGGCACAGCCTCGGTGAGTTCGCCGCCCTGTTCGCCGCGGGCGTGTACGACTTCGAAACCGGCCTGCGCCTGGTCGCCGAACGCGGCCGGCTGATGGGACAGGTCACCGGCGGCACCATGGCCGCGGTCTCGGCCGTCGACTCGTCCCTGGTCCGGGAGGTGCTGCGCGACGACGAGCTGTCCGGACTGGACATCGCCAACTACAACGCGCCGACCCAGACGGTCGTCGCCGGCCCGGCCGACGCGGTCAACCGCGCGCTTGCGGTGTTCAAGGACAAGGGCGCCCGCTGTGCCCCGCTCAACGTCAGCGCCCCCTTCCACAGCCGCTACATGGCGCAGGCCGCGGAGGAGTTCGGGCGCCTGCTGGACGCCACCGCCTTCGCCGCCCCGAAGATCCCGGTGATCAGCAACGTCGACGCCCGGCCGTACGAGCCGGACGCCGTGGCCGCCACCCTGCGCCGCCAGATCGTCTCCCCGGTGCGGTGGACCGACAGCATCCGGCTGCTCATGGGCCGGGGCGACTTCCGGGTCCGCGAACTGGGCCCGGGACAGGTGCTGACCAAGCTGATCGCCCGGATCCGGGACGAGGCCACCCCACTGCGGCCCGAACCGGCACGGACCACGGTGCCGACCGGGCCGGTCAACGCTCCGGCACCGCGGCGCGCGGAGCTGGGCTCGGCGGCGTTCCGGCGCGACCACGGGGTCCGGCACGCCTACGTCGCCGGCGGCATGCACCACGGCGTCAGCTCCGTCGCCCTGGTCGCCCGGCTGGCCCGCTCCGGCCTGCTCGGCCACTTCGGGGCGGCCGGGCTCCCGCTCGCGGACGTCGCCGACGCGATCCGCGGCATCCGGGCGGCCGCCGGGGCCGACGCGCCGTTCGGGGTCAACATCACCTACGACCCCTTCGACCCGCGCGCCGAGGCCGACATGGTCGACCTGCTGGTCCGTGAGAACGTCCGTCTCGTCGAGGCGGCCACGTACGTCGAGGTGACCCCCGCACTGGTGAGGCACCGTCTGACCGGTGCCCGCATCCTGGCGGACGGAACGGTGCACGCCCCGCGCAAGCTGCTCGCCAAGGTGACCCGCCTGGACACCGCCCGCCTGTTCTTCGCACCACCGCCGCGCCCCCTCGTGACACGGCTGGTGGACGACGGACTGCTCAATGCCGAGGAGGCCGCGGCCGGCGAGCGGATCGCCCTGGCCGACGACATCTGCGCGATCGGCGACGGAGCCGACTACACCGACCAGGGCTCCCTGCCCGCGCTGCTGCCCTCGGTGCGACGGCTGCGCACACAGCTCGGCGGGGTCGCCTCCGGCGTACGCGTCGGGGGCGGTGGAGGCATCGGCTCCCCGGAGTCGGCCGCCGCCGCGTTCGTCCTGGGCGCCGACTTCATCCTCACCGGGTCGATCAACCTCTGCACCGCCGAGAGCGGGCTCAGCGAAGCCGCCAAGGACCTGCTGCCGAACCTCGACGTGCACGACACCGCGTACGCCCCGCACGGTGCCCTGTTCGAACTCGGCGGCCGGGCCCGGGTGCTGCGCAAGGGCGTGCTCTTCCATGTGCGCGCCGGAAAGCTCTACGACCTGTGGCGCACCTACGACTCCTGGGACGCCGTGCCCGGCTGGATCCGGTCCCGGGTGGAACGCGACTACTTCGGCGCCGGCTTCGAGGAGCTGGCGTCGCGGGTCGTCCCCGCCGGCGAGCCGGCCGACCCCAAGCGCCGGATGGCCCTGGTCTTCCGCTGGTACTGCGCCCAGGCACAGCGCTGGGCGATCGAGGGCACCCCGGAGCGGGTCGCGGACTACCAGGTGGCCTGCGGGCCGGCGCTGGGCGCCTGCAACCACTGGCTGCGCGGCACCACGTACGAGGCCTGGCGTGACCGGCACGCCGACGAACTGGCCGACCGACTCATCACCGAAGCCGCCGAGATCGTCGGGTCCGCCGGCGTATAGCAAAGGAGAGCGTTGTGTCCGAGACCGTTCGTCCCGTCGACGGCCTGCCCATGACCCGTGGCACGTGCCCGTTCGACCCCGCACCCGAGCTCGCCGAGCTGCGCGAGGAGCAGCCGGTGGCCCGCATGGTCTTCCCGGACGGCCACCTCGGCTGGCTGATCACCGGCTACGACGAGGTCCGCCGGCTCCTCGCCGCCCGGGGCATGAGCTCGCGCGGCGACCTGCTGCGCACGCCGATCCCGCTGCCGATGGCCGGGAACCGGACCGAACTGGCGCCGGGGATGTTCACGGCGATGGACCCGCCGGAGCACACCCACTACCGGCGCCGGCTGACCGCCTGGTTCTCGGCCCGCCGCACCCGGACGATGGAGCCGAGGCTGACCGAGCACGTCGACCTGTATCTCGGCAGGATGATCGAGGAAGGCGGACCCACCGACCTGGTCGCCGCGTTCGCCGAGCCGGTCGCCGGGCTGGTGATCTGCGAGCTGCTCGGTGTTCCCGCCGACCGGCGGGACGTGTTCGTCAAGGGCATCAAGGCGCTGCTGACCGTCCACTCCAGCGCGGAGGAGGCGATCGCCGGCTGGCAGAACGTGGGCGGGCAGCTGATGGAGCTGATCCGCGCCAAACGCGAGGAGCCCACCGACGACCTGCTCGGCACGCTGGTCTCCGACGGCGCTTTCAGCGACGAGGAGCTGGCGACCATCGGCAGCGTGCTGCTCGTGGGCGGCTACGACACCAGCAAGAACATGATCGCGCTGGGCACCTTCGCCCTGCTGGCACACCCCGACCAGTACGCGGCGCTGGCCGCGGACCCGGGCCTGGGCGCGGGCGCGGTGGAGGAACTGCTGCGTTACGTGACGGTCATGCACGCCGGCTCGATCCGCGCGGCCGGCGCCGACATGGACTTCGACGGGCACCACTTCACCGAGGGAGACGCCGTGTCCCTGTCGCTGGCCGCGGCCAACCGGGACCCGTCGCTCTGCGAGGACCCGGACCGCCTGGACATCACCCGGCCGCCGGTGGCGCACCTGTCGTTCGGTTACGGCATCCACCAGTGCGTCGGCCAGCAACTGGCCCGCCTTGAGCTGCGGATCGCGTTCGAGGGGCTGGCCCGGCGGCTGCCCGGGCTGCGGCTGGCGATCCCCGAGGACCAGGTCCGCACCAACCCCGAATCGATCATCTACGGCGTCCACGAGCTGCCGGTGACATGGTGAACGGAGACCACCCGGTGTACCGAGAGATGCTCAAGTCGAAGATCCACCGCGCCACCGTGACGCAGGCGGACCTGCACTACGTCGGCTCGCTGACGCTCGACTCGACGCTGATGGCCGCCGCGAACCTGCTGCCCGGGGAGAAGGTCGACGTCGTCGACATCGACAACGGCGCCCGGCTCAGCACGTACGTCATCGAGGGGCCGGCCGGCAGCGGAGTGGTGGGCATCAACGGCGCGGCGGCCCGGCTGATCAGTCCCGGCGACCTGGTGATCGTCATCTCCTACGCGGCGATGACCGAGGAACAGGCTCGCGCGTACCGGCCGAGCGTGGTCTTCGTCGACGACGGCAACCGACCGCAGCACGTCGGTTCCGACCCCGCCGAGGCGCCGGACGGCGCCGACGACCTGATACGCGGCGACACCGTCGACGCGTGACCGCACCGATCCGGCGAACTCGGAGACCCCAATGAGCCAACCCGATGTGATGACCGCCTTCACCGCCGGTCTCGCGGACATCAACCTCGACGAGTCCAGAGCACCCCGCTCGGGGGCCGAGGCCGCCGGGATGAAATCCGCCAGTTCCTCCATCTACGACATGGCGGCCACCCTGTCCGGTCGCGGTGAGCTGTGGAACTGGGGGATGTACGACCCCGGTCTGGCGGCCGAGATCGAGGCCCGGCTGCCCGGGTTCACCGACTTCGGCACCGACGGGTTCAGCGAGCAGCTCTACTACCTGGCCCTGCGCGACCTGCCCGACGGTCTGGACGGGTGCGCCGACCGGACGGTTCTGGAGGTGGGCTGCGGGACGGGCGAAGGGCTCAACTTCCTGTCCCGCCTCGTCCCCGGCGCCCGGATGACCGGCCTCGACCTGTCGCCGAAGGCGGTCGCCCGGGCCGAGGCCACGCTGGCGCGGGGTGAGACCCTGCGCTTCGTCCAGGGCGACGCCGAGAAGCTGCCGTTCGAGGACTCCTCGGTGGATGTGCTGATCAACATCGAGAGCTCGCACACGTATCCCGATCTGGGCCGCTTTCTGCACGAGGCCGCGCGGGTGCTGCGGCCGGGCGGGACGCTGTCGCACATCGACGTGTTCACCCGCCAGCGGCTGCGGACGATGCGGGGGATCACCGAGGAGATGCCCCAGCTGAAGTGGATCACCGATCACGACGTCTCCGCCGAGGTCCGCGCCGCGGTGCGCCGCCGGATGGCCCCGGGCAGCCGCTTCCGCCGCACGCTCGACCGGCAGCGGATGAACCCGCTGGTGCGCACGATCGCCACGCACAGTCAGATCCTGATGTTCGGCGGCATGTTCGCCGGCTACCGGCCGCCCTCCTCGGTCAAGGTACTCAGCCGGCTCGGCCTCGTGCCGTGGATGAGCGGCCTGCCGATGGAGAGCTACCGGCACCAGGTCGCCGTCCGAGTCTGAGGGGGAGAAGTGACCGTACGGCTGTTCGCCGTCGCCGCCGGGACCGAGGAGGGCCTGCTCGCCGCCCTCCGCGGGCACGCGGACCGGATCCGCGCCGGCCGGGACCTGCCCACGCTGGCCCGGTACTGCCACGACGCGGCAGCCAGGACACCCGGTCTGGCCCACCGGGCCGCTCTCACCGCCGATTCCTACGACGACCTCGCCGAGGGCCTGGACAAGCTGGTACGGGAGTGGGCCGACCGGATACCGCCTCCGTCGCCGTCCCGGCGGCCGGGACTGGTGTTCGTCTTCGCCGGCCAGGGCGCCCAGTGGGACGGCATGGGCCTGGAACTGCTCGACACCGAGCCGGTGTTCGGCGCGGCGCTGCGGCGCTGCGACGAACGGGTACGCGAGCTGGCCGGCTTCTCGGTGATCCAGCAGTTGCGGGCCGGCCCGGCGATGTCGCGGCTCGGTGAGATCGACGTGCTGCAGCCGACGATGGTGTCGTTGCAGATCGCCCTGGTGGCCCTGTGGCGCAGTTGGCGGGTGGAGCCGGACGCGGTGACCGGGCACAGCATGGGCGAGATCTCCGCCGGGTACGCGGCCGGAGCGCTCACCCTCGACGACGCCCTGCTGATCGCCTGCCGTCGCAGCGCCCTGCTGCGGCGGATCGCCGGCCGGGGCGCGCTGGCCACCACCGAGCTGTCGCCCGAGGCCGCGCACGCCCTGGCCGCCTCCAGCGGAGGCCGTATCTGCGTCGCCGGGGAGAACAGTCCCCGCTCGACCGTGCTGGCCGGGGACACCGCCACGCTGACGGCGCTGGTCGAGGACCTCGATCGGCGCGGCGTCTACTGCCGGATGGTGCGGGGTACGGTCGCCTCGCACAGCCACTACGTCGACGAACTGCGCGACGACCTGGCTGGGGCGCTGCGCCCGCTGAGCCCGGTGCCGTCACGGGTGCCGTTCTACTCGACCGTGACCGCGGCGCCGGTCCCCGGCACCGACCTGGGGCCCGCGTACTGGATGCGCAACCTCCGGGAGCCGGTCCGGCTGGCCGCCGCCACCGGCCGGCTGGCCGAGGACGGTCATGAGATCTTCGTCGAGGTGAGCACCCATCCGGTGCTGCTCTCCAGCCTGCGGCAGACGCTGGAGAGCGCCGGACGGCCGGGGGAGGTGCTGCCCTCCGGCCGCCGGCGGACCGAACGCCGGGCCATGCTGTCGTCGCTCGGCACGCTGTTCACCTACGGCCGCGACCCGCACTGGCCGACGTCCGCCCCGCCGGCGCCGGCGCTCACTCCCTACCAGGCCGCCGTCCTGGCGGCCGTCCGGCGCCCGCGGCCCTCGCCGGCCGCGGCGGGGTCAGGATGACGAGCCGGGCCCCACGAGGGAGACGAGCCGGTAGGACCCGGACTCGCGGTGCAGGAACCCGTCGTCGACCAGGGACCGCCGCAGCGAGACCGGGTCCACGGCGGCGCCCTCGCACCACGGCCGCAGCAGATCGGTCACGGTGCGTTCGTCGTACTCCCGACCGGCCTCGAAGGTCGTCGCCGCCACATGGTCCAGCACCGCCCGCCGGGTCTCGTCGTCGTCCTCCGGCAACCGGACCAGCACCGTGCCACGGACGTAGCCGCGCAGCCCGGGATCGGGCTGTTCGGCCTCCGCCTGCTCCCGCAGACGGCGTCCGGCGATCTCGGCCGCGGCACCCAGGGCGGCCTCGTCGACCGCCAGCCGGCCCCGGCCCCGGGGGACGACCAGGCCCTCGCGCAGCAGCCGGCCGATGGCCGGGGCGGCCTCCGGGGCCGCGAGCCCGGTCGCGGCGAGGATCTCCGCGGAGGTCGACGAGCCCAGGGCCACGGCCGAGAAAACCCGCCGAACAGCGGAGTCGGAAAGGAGAACGGTGAATGTCTCGGGCGTCATCGTCCCCGCCGCTTGATCTTGATGGTCTCCAGGTCGGTGCAGACGGACCGCAGATCGCGCACATCGGCGCCGAGGCCGCGGACGGCGGCCGTGGCCAGTTCCTCGACCCCGGCGACGACCTTCTCGGTCTTGTCCTCGGCGTCGGCCTTCACGGCACAGCGGAAGGTGAAGGTGAGCAGGGTCCGCTCGTAGGTGACCGTGCCCTCCTCGGTGAACTTCGAGTGGAACAGGTCGTGCTGGTCGGCCACGGCCAGCAGCTTGGCGCGCTGGTCGTCGTCGAGCGGCGCGAACTTGCCGTAGACGATGACCTGATAACTCTTGCGGGGCATGGTGGAGGTGCCTCTCAGGTGCCGGGGGGACGGGGACGGGGACGGGGACGGTCAGGACACTCCCAGCCGCCGCGGTTGCCGCGGCAGCAGGAACAGCAGGCAGATCACCGCGGCCAGGCCCGCGGACGCCCAGTAGAGGGCTTCGCTGAAGGTGGCCGTGAACGTCCTGGAGTTGATGTCGGTCAGGGCGTTCCCGATCGCCTTCTGCCGGGCGGGGTCCTCGGTTCCGAGGGCGCGGCAGGAGTCGGGCACGGCGGTGAGGTCGGCCTGGTCGTGGGAGTCGACGGCGCAGGCGCGGATCCCGGCCTGCTGCGAGGCGACGGCCGGGACGCTCGGCAGCACCCGGTCGGCCTGCGTGCCCGCGTTGGCGGCGAGGCCGGAGAAGAAGATCGCGCCGATGATGGCCACGCCGAGGGCGGCGCCGAGCTGACCGGCCGCGTTGATCAGGCCGGACGCCGCGCCGGCCTCCCGCGGCTCGACGTCGTTCAGGGTCATGCCGGTCAGCGGGGCCAGCAGCATGCCCATGCCGGAGCCGAGCAGCAGCATCGGGACGACGGCGTGCCAGGAGGTGATCCCGTCGCCCGCCCGGTCGGCGATCCACGCGTACAGCAGGAGCCCGGCCATCATCAGCAGCGCCCCGCCGAACAGGCACTTGCGTCCGTAGAGGGGGAAGAGTTTGCGGACGGCGAGGTTGCCGGCGATCGGGACGCCCAACGAGAACGGGATCGCGGTGAGACCGGTGTGCAGCGCCGACCAGCCCAGACCGCCCTGCAGGTAGAGCGTCCAGCTGAGGAAGAAGCCGGCCGGGATGCAGCTGAAGAGCAGTTGTGCGCCGACCCCGGCCCCGAAGGTCCGGATCCTGAAGAGGGAGAGGACGACCAGGGGCGACCCGTCCTTGGCGGTCTTGTACCGCTCGTAGTACACGAACGCCACGAGGACCGGTACGGAGGCCACGAGCGAGCCGATGCTTGAGGCGGGCCAGCCGAGTTCGCGGCCGCGCAGCAGGGGCAGCAGCAGCAACAGCAGGCCGGTGGTCACCAGCACCATGCCGACCAGGTCCAGCCGGGTGGCGCGGGGCGACTTCGACTCGCGCATCCACAGCGCGCCGGCGATCAGGGCGGCCACGCCGAACGGCAGGTTGACCAAGAAGACGGTCCGCCAGCCCAGGCCGCCCGGGTCCCAGGAGATCAGCACGCCGCCCAGCAGCGGTCCGGCGACGATGGCCAGGCCGATCATGCTGGCGTACAGACTCACGACCCGGCCGATCTCCTCCGCCGGAAAGGTCACGTAGATGACCGCCAGGACCTGCGGCACCATGATGGCGGCGGCCATGCCCTGCAGCACCCGGGACGTCACCAGGACTTCGGCGCTGGGGGCGAAGGCACACAGGGCCGACGCCACGACGAAGCCGGCGACGCCGATCAGGAAGGCCCGTTTGCGGCCGAAGATGTCGCCGAGCCGGCCGCCGGTGATCAGTGTGACCGCGAAGGACAGGGTGTAACCGACGTTCAGCGCCTGGACGGCGGCCGAGGAGGCGCCGAGGTCCTTCTGAACGCTCGGGATCGCCACGGTGACGATGTTGACGTCGAGCAGGTCCATGAAGGTCGCGGCAAGCAGGACGATCAGCGCCAACCAGCGCTTGGGGTCCGGGCCGTCGGCGGCGACGGGCGGTCCGAGAGCCGCTTCCGCCGTCGTCGACTTCGCTTCCTCGCTCATGGGTGGTACTCCAGTTCTTCGGTATGGCGCGGCCGGAAGAGGGGACCGGCCGACGGCTCAGGGAGTGGCGCCGCCCTCAGAGGCGGGCGGATCGGTGGCTTCGGGGGTTCCGGCGCGGGCCAGCGCGGTCCACGACCGCATCAGCAGATCCACCACGTCCATGACGCCCCCGGCCGGGCTCTCGCCGGCCGAGAGCACGCGCTGGATGGAGAGCCCGTCGTCCAGGGCGTGCACGATCAGGGCGAGCAGCTCCACCGGCGCGGGCGGGGTGACCGACCGTGCGGCGAAACCCTGCGCGAGGGCCTGGGCCATCGCCTCGCGGGAACGGCGCTCACGGTCGGCCAGCACCGACAACACCGCCGGATCGCGCATGCCGTAGAGCCACAGTTCGGTGCGCAGGGCCAGTCAGCTCGCGAAGTTCTTGTCCCGCCCGCGATGCCAGTTGCGCAGGTGCTCGATCGTCTCCTCGAACGAGCCGGCGTCGGCGCTGAGTGCCTGCACCTCGGCCAGTTCACGCTCGGTGCGCTGCTCCAGGAGAGCCAGGATCAGCTGTTGCTTGCCGTCGAAGTTGCCGTAGAAGGCGCCCCGGGAGTACCCGGCGCGTTCCACGATCTGTTCGACCGAGGTGCCGTTGACACCGCATTCGGCGAACAGGTCGGCAGCTGCCTGCAGCAGGTCCTGGCGCGTGATTTCCCGGCTCTCCTGCCGGGTGAGTCGTTTGCCGATGATGGGCCTCCTTCCGAGAACACAGATACAGTACCGCATTCTGATACAGTCCTGTATCTGAAAACCGCACAGTTCAACCCGGGGTGTGCCGCACCGCTCGCCGACGGCCCCCGTGAGCACTCGGATCAGCGTGGTGAAGCCAGCGATTGGGGATCTTGGTGACCGGAACATTCGATTGGACGGACGTCGAGTTCGACCTGTCCGACGTCAACTTCGTGACCGACCGCGAGGCGGGGGAGCGCTGGACAGGCGCGCCCCGGCCGGTGTGCCCGGGCCGCTTCTCCGACGGCGCCGACGTCTACGTCGTCACCCGTTACGAGGCGGTCCGCAGCCTCTTCGCCGATCGCCGGGTCAGCAACCACCCGCCGGAGGGCGTCCACCTCGACAGCATGCGCCGTCGCGGCGTGCCCGAGGAACTGCTCAAGTACTTCGACTCGACGATCATGACGATGGTGCCGGAGGACCACCGGCGCGTGCGCTCCCTGATCGACCGGGCGTTCTCGGTGCGCCGGGTCAAGTCCCTGCGCCCCCGGATCGAGCGGCTCGCGGACCAGTTGCTCGACCAAATGGACCCCGAAGGCGAGACGGACCTCGTCGCCGGGTACGCCCACCCGATCTCCACCACGGTCATCTGCGAACTCCTCGGCGTCGACGACGAGTACCGCGACCAGTGGCTGAAGTGGTCCGAGGCGTTCACCACCTTCGTCCGCCCCGACCCGGAGATCCTGCCGCCCGCGCTCCACGGCATGGTCGACACGGTCATCCGGCTGATAGGCGCGCGCCGCGCCCAGCCCGGCGACGACCTGATCTCCGACCTGGTCCAGATCAGCGACGAGACCGAGAAGCTCGACGAGGTCGAACTCGTCGCCCTGGTCCTGGTCCTGGTGCAGGCCGGCCTCGACACCGTCCGGCACTCGATCTCGCTCAGCTTCTTCAACCTCCTGGTCCACCCCGACCAGCTGGAGCTGGTCAAGTCGCACCCGGAGAACACCGTCCAGGCGGTCCGCGAGCTGATGCGCTACTCCGGTCCGATCAAGATGGCCCTGCCGCGCTTCGCCGCGGAGCCGATCGAGATCGACGGGGTGACCATCCCCAAGGACGGCCAGATCCAGCTCGTGGTCGGCGCCGCCAACAACGACCCTGAGCGGTTCACCGACCCGCGCGTCCTCGACGTCACCCGCGCCGACAACCCCCAGCTCAGCTTCGCCGCCGGCGACCACTTCTGCCCGGGGGCGTCGCTGGCCACGGCGGAGACCGAGATCGCGCTCAACAAGCTGTTCGCGCGCTACCCCGACGTGCGCCTGGCCGCCGACCCCGACGAGGTCGGCCCGCGCTTCCTGAAAGCCGTCACACGACTGCCCGTCCAGCTCGTGTGACCACCGTTTCCATGCCCGACAACGAACAGCAGGATGAGTTTTGTTGCAAAGAGTATTAGGAACGCAGTACCTGACGCCCCTGCGTGAGGGCGGATCGCTGCCCGGCCTGGTGGAGGCCGACAACGACGGCATCTACGTCGTGAAGTTCCGCGGCGCGGGCCAGGGCACCGCGGCCCTGGTCGCGGAGATCGTCGTCGGCGAACTCGGCCGGCGACTGGGGATCCGTGTCCCCGAGCTCGTCACCATAGACATCGACCCGGAAATGGCGCGCCGCGACCCCGACCAGGAGATCCAGGAGCTACTGCGGGCCAGCGCCGGCGAGAACCTGGGCATGGACTTCCTGCCCGGGTCGGTCGGTTACGACGGGGTCGGATGGGAGCCGCCCGCCGAGGAGGCCGCCAGGATCTACTGGCTGGACGCGCTGACCGCCAACGTCGACCGCAGCTGGTCCAACCCCAACCTGATCATCTGGCACCGCCGGCTCTGGGCCATCGACCACGGTGCCGCACTGCTGTTCCAGCACTCCTGGCCGGCCGTCGCCGCCTGGGCCGAGCGCCGCTACGACCTGTCCCAGCACGTGCTCGCCGACTTGGTCGCTACCCTCGCCCCGGCCGTTCTCGCCAAACTGGACGCCGAACTCGCCGAGGCGGTGACCGCCGAGACGCTGACCGAGATCACCGCCCTGGTCCCGGACAGCTTCCTGCTGGGCATGAACTCCGTGCCCCAGGACGCGGACCCCGCCGACCTGCGGCGGCGCTACGTGGACTATCTGCTCACCCGATGCGCCGGACCCCGCGCGTGGTGGCCGGAGGAGGACGCATGACCACCGCCACGCCGTCCCTCCTCGGCTTCGACTACGCCCTGCTGCGCGCCGTCCCGCGAGTCGACCGCAGCGAGCGGATCAACGTCGGGGCGCTGCTCTACTGCCCCGGCGCCGACTTCCTCGGCGCCGCGATCCACGTCGACGCCGACCGGCTTCGCGCGCTGGACCCCGACATCGACATCGAGATGGTCACGGCGGCCCTGGACACCATCCGCGCGGTGTGCGCGGGCGGCCCCGAGGGCGGTCCCGCCGGGTCCGGCACGCGCGGGGCGCGCTTCGGCTGGCTCACCGCACCCCGCAGCACCGTGATCCAGACCAGTCCCGTGCACGGCGGACTCACCACCGATCCGGCCGCCGAACTCAAGCGCCTGATGGGACGGCTCGTGCACTGACCGGGCGGCGGCCCGCCGGTCCCCCCGCTTCCGCAGTCGCGTACACGGAGGAGCACAGATGCAAGACATCATCGACGCCGTTCTCGACCCGGACACCCGGCCGGAGGACTTCGCCGCGCTGCCCGTCCCGGAGAGCTACCGCGCCGTGACCCTGCACGCGGACGAGGTCGAGATGTTCGTCCGGGTCGCGGCCGAGGACCGCGATCCGCGCCGGTCGATGCACCTCGACGAAGTCGCCGTGCCCCAGGTCGGGCCCGGCGAGGCGCTGGTGGCGGTGAT
Above is a genomic segment from Streptomyces collinus Tu 365 containing:
- a CDS encoding TetR family transcriptional regulator C-terminal domain-containing protein, with the translated sequence MALRTELWLYGMRDPAVLSVLADRERRSREAMAQALAQGFAARSVTPPAPVELLALIVHALDDGLSIQRVLSAGESPAGGVMDVVDLLMRSWTALARAGTPEATDPPASEGGATP
- a CDS encoding TetR/AcrR family transcriptional regulator — translated: MRYCICVLGRRPIIGKRLTRQESREITRQDLLQAAADLFAECGVNGTSVEQIVERAGYSRGAFYGNFDGKQQLILALLEQRTERELAEVQALSADAGSFEETIEHLRNWHRGRDKNFAS
- a CDS encoding cytochrome P450 family protein gives rise to the protein MTGTFDWTDVEFDLSDVNFVTDREAGERWTGAPRPVCPGRFSDGADVYVVTRYEAVRSLFADRRVSNHPPEGVHLDSMRRRGVPEELLKYFDSTIMTMVPEDHRRVRSLIDRAFSVRRVKSLRPRIERLADQLLDQMDPEGETDLVAGYAHPISTTVICELLGVDDEYRDQWLKWSEAFTTFVRPDPEILPPALHGMVDTVIRLIGARRAQPGDDLISDLVQISDETEKLDEVELVALVLVLVQAGLDTVRHSISLSFFNLLVHPDQLELVKSHPENTVQAVRELMRYSGPIKMALPRFAAEPIEIDGVTIPKDGQIQLVVGAANNDPERFTDPRVLDVTRADNPQLSFAAGDHFCPGASLATAETEIALNKLFARYPDVRLAADPDEVGPRFLKAVTRLPVQLV
- a CDS encoding HipA family kinase, with protein sequence MQRVLGTQYLTPLREGGSLPGLVEADNDGIYVVKFRGAGQGTAALVAEIVVGELGRRLGIRVPELVTIDIDPEMARRDPDQEIQELLRASAGENLGMDFLPGSVGYDGVGWEPPAEEAARIYWLDALTANVDRSWSNPNLIIWHRRLWAIDHGAALLFQHSWPAVAAWAERRYDLSQHVLADLVATLAPAVLAKLDAELAEAVTAETLTEITALVPDSFLLGMNSVPQDADPADLRRRYVDYLLTRCAGPRAWWPEEDA
- a CDS encoding DUF3037 domain-containing protein, coding for MTTATPSLLGFDYALLRAVPRVDRSERINVGALLYCPGADFLGAAIHVDADRLRALDPDIDIEMVTAALDTIRAVCAGGPEGGPAGSGTRGARFGWLTAPRSTVIQTSPVHGGLTTDPAAELKRLMGRLVH